In Paenibacillus sp. J23TS9, a single genomic region encodes these proteins:
- a CDS encoding DUF2785 domain-containing protein, translating into MNLKEKLELIKENGYQPSPDTFQLIQEMINNIGSLDAVLRDELIYTTLSHWIPGNSLTANELEQLLPVVLDKDHLLCKLGETNTDSVFTRSFSMLVIPLLLMRHRESPFLSREEIHLIKENVFYNVQNERDYRGYDEEKGWAHAIAHAADALDDLAQCSELDKEDLLIILDLVYEKMTITDRIYSDGEDERMATSIISVLNRKILSQTYVEQWIQSFGDVEKDSEFLPAFKQKNNIKNFLKSLYFRVKFYKDDADLCPTIEHTLYKVEKVYYS; encoded by the coding sequence ATGAATTTAAAAGAAAAGTTGGAATTAATAAAAGAAAATGGCTACCAACCATCTCCCGATACATTCCAGTTGATACAAGAAATGATAAATAACATCGGATCTTTGGATGCCGTGCTGCGTGATGAGCTCATTTATACAACATTGTCACATTGGATTCCCGGTAATTCTCTAACTGCAAACGAATTGGAACAACTTCTGCCAGTTGTTTTGGATAAAGACCATTTGCTTTGTAAGCTTGGTGAAACGAATACAGACTCCGTCTTCACTCGATCTTTCTCTATGCTAGTCATACCGCTTCTCTTGATGAGACATAGAGAATCACCATTTCTGTCAAGAGAGGAAATTCACCTGATCAAAGAGAACGTATTTTACAATGTACAAAATGAGAGGGATTACCGTGGGTATGACGAGGAAAAAGGCTGGGCTCATGCCATCGCCCATGCAGCAGATGCTTTAGACGATTTGGCTCAATGTTCCGAACTGGATAAAGAAGACCTCTTAATCATACTCGATTTGGTTTACGAAAAGATGACCATAACAGATCGAATTTACTCCGATGGGGAAGATGAGAGAATGGCAACGTCCATAATCAGCGTTCTAAATAGAAAAATACTTAGTCAGACTTATGTAGAGCAATGGATTCAAAGTTTTGGTGATGTGGAGAAAGATTCAGAATTTCTTCCTGCCTTTAAGCAAAAAAATAATATAAAGAACTTTTTGAAAAGTTTATACTTTCGAGTTAAATTTTACAAAGATGATGCCGATCTCTGCCCAACGATTGAGCATACATTATATAAAGTAGAAAAAGTATACTATTCTTAA